A stretch of the Archangium violaceum genome encodes the following:
- a CDS encoding TetR/AcrR family transcriptional regulator, with amino-acid sequence MSETSSKKLPKAQRRDQLLDIAQTIVREEGTDALTLGYLAERAGVSKPVAYEHFKTRSGLLIALYAEMDARQVKVLQDALERTRRRLEDVARVVSRAYMHCYTSMGPEWHAISAALKGDEEMEAFQRELIDSYVALYCEAFAPYTNLSKEELHLRCVGIIGAAEAISREMIRGRVEETRAASTLAALIIRGLST; translated from the coding sequence ATGAGCGAGACATCCAGCAAGAAGCTGCCGAAGGCCCAGAGGCGCGACCAGTTGCTCGACATCGCGCAGACCATCGTGCGCGAGGAGGGGACGGACGCGCTGACGCTCGGCTATCTCGCCGAGCGTGCTGGCGTCAGCAAGCCGGTGGCCTACGAGCATTTCAAGACACGTTCCGGGCTGCTCATCGCGCTCTACGCGGAGATGGACGCCCGGCAGGTCAAGGTGCTGCAGGATGCGCTCGAGCGCACACGGCGCCGGCTGGAAGACGTCGCCCGTGTGGTGAGCCGCGCCTACATGCATTGCTACACGTCGATGGGCCCGGAGTGGCATGCCATCTCGGCCGCGCTGAAGGGCGACGAGGAGATGGAGGCCTTCCAGCGGGAGCTGATCGACAGCTACGTGGCCCTCTATTGTGAGGCGTTCGCGCCCTACACGAACCTGTCGAAGGAGGAGCTCCACCTGCGCTGTGTCGGAATCATCGGCGCGGCGGAGGCGATTTCGCGGGAGATGATTCGAGGCCGAGTCGAGGAGACCAGGGCGGCCTCGACCCTGGCCGCGCTCATCATCCGCGGGCTCTCCACATAG
- a CDS encoding aldo/keto reductase yields the protein MMRYMLLGRRTGIRVSNLILGTGVLGKAGGYGAEPADVRAILRGYAEAGGNFIDTSDAYQQGQSEIAIGEFIAANRDDFVIASKYSRSAMPDPGVAALGAHRKAMVQSVEASLKRLETDRIDLYLVHMDDGVTPVEEIARGFDDLVRAGKILYGGFSNMPAWRISTAAATANLRGWAPIAAIQVEYSLLQRTTEHELLPMADELGLGVMAYSPLAGGLLTGKYRKGETGRVTSFKGSVAHEDAGGGATVIDAVLAVADETGATPGQVAIAWVMARGVHPIIGPRTHTQLEENLAAATLELSADQLRRLNEVSSVPGGYPHELLAVQRTKLMAAR from the coding sequence ATGATGCGCTACATGCTCTTGGGTCGGCGGACAGGCATCAGGGTTTCGAACCTGATCCTCGGAACCGGGGTGTTGGGCAAGGCGGGCGGTTACGGCGCGGAGCCTGCGGATGTGCGGGCCATCCTGCGCGGCTATGCGGAAGCGGGCGGGAATTTCATCGACACGTCGGATGCGTATCAGCAGGGTCAATCTGAAATCGCAATTGGTGAATTCATCGCCGCCAACCGCGACGACTTCGTCATCGCCTCGAAATACAGCCGTAGCGCAATGCCGGACCCTGGGGTCGCGGCGTTGGGTGCCCACCGCAAGGCGATGGTCCAGTCGGTCGAGGCCAGTCTGAAGCGCCTCGAGACCGATCGCATCGATCTCTATCTCGTCCATATGGACGACGGTGTGACGCCGGTCGAGGAGATCGCACGTGGCTTCGATGACCTGGTCCGAGCGGGTAAGATCCTCTATGGCGGCTTCTCCAACATGCCGGCGTGGCGAATCTCGACGGCGGCGGCGACAGCGAACCTGCGCGGCTGGGCGCCAATCGCGGCGATTCAGGTCGAATACAGCCTCCTCCAGCGCACCACCGAGCACGAGCTGCTTCCGATGGCGGATGAGCTCGGTCTGGGCGTCATGGCCTATTCTCCGCTGGCGGGAGGTCTACTGACGGGAAAGTACCGCAAGGGCGAGACGGGTCGGGTGACGTCGTTCAAAGGGAGTGTCGCGCATGAGGATGCTGGCGGGGGAGCCACTGTCATCGACGCGGTGCTCGCCGTCGCGGACGAGACAGGCGCGACGCCGGGGCAGGTCGCCATTGCCTGGGTGATGGCCAGGGGCGTACATCCAATCATCGGGCCGCGTACACACACGCAGCTCGAGGAGAATCTTGCCGCGGCCACGCTCGAATTGAGCGCGGACCAACTCCGCCGGCTGAACGAGGTCAGCTCGGTGCCTGGCGGCTATCCGCACGAATTGCTGGCCGTCCAGCGTACGAAACTCATGGCTGCTCGCTAA
- a CDS encoding MBOAT family protein, whose translation MLLLVLYVGLIYAAGLAAALLAAGPVWRRTAALFVMSAALPVAFLAPADHQTFRAFVALGSLWFLARTVELVREPRHLPVARRIWHAVGLVDTRLARRRAPSLDRPALLRLLLCIPLVAAGFAGVYYGSQLSSSALRLGSRWAAGALFVYTAVEVVVSGVILLYSAVGIDPRPLHDDPIRSRTIAEFWGRRWNRAVHRFLKLNVFAPVARRGYTELGLALTFVVSAFFHFAFMLPAVGPGLAAMMGAFFLLQLPFLWAERALGVARWKEPLARAWTLTLLFVSSPLFVEPVLRIVDSWTAAPG comes from the coding sequence GTGTTGCTCCTCGTCCTCTACGTGGGGCTGATCTACGCCGCCGGTCTGGCCGCCGCGCTGCTGGCTGCTGGACCGGTGTGGCGTCGGACGGCGGCGCTGTTCGTCATGAGCGCGGCGCTTCCGGTGGCCTTTCTCGCGCCCGCCGACCACCAGACCTTCCGAGCCTTCGTGGCACTGGGCAGCCTGTGGTTCCTGGCGCGCACCGTGGAGCTCGTCCGCGAGCCCAGGCACCTGCCCGTGGCGCGCCGCATCTGGCATGCGGTGGGACTGGTGGACACCCGGCTCGCGCGTCGCAGGGCCCCTTCGCTGGATCGGCCGGCACTGCTCCGACTGCTGCTATGCATACCGCTCGTGGCCGCTGGTTTCGCGGGCGTGTACTACGGCAGCCAGCTCTCCTCGAGCGCACTCCGGCTCGGGAGCCGCTGGGCAGCCGGCGCCTTGTTCGTCTACACGGCCGTCGAGGTGGTCGTCTCCGGGGTCATCCTCCTCTATAGCGCCGTGGGGATCGACCCACGCCCACTCCATGACGATCCGATTCGCTCGAGGACGATCGCGGAGTTCTGGGGCCGCCGCTGGAACCGGGCGGTGCACCGCTTCCTGAAGCTGAACGTCTTCGCCCCCGTGGCCCGCCGGGGCTACACGGAGCTGGGGCTGGCGCTCACCTTCGTGGTCAGCGCCTTCTTCCACTTCGCCTTCATGCTGCCGGCGGTGGGACCGGGTCTGGCCGCGATGATGGGAGCCTTCTTCCTGCTTCAGCTGCCGTTCCTCTGGGCGGAGCGCGCCTTGGGGGTCGCCCGGTGGAAGGAGCCCCTGGCCCGAGCATGGACGCTCACCCTGCTCTTCGTGAGTTCCCCCCTCTTCGTCGAGCCGGTGCTCCGGATCGTCGACAGCTGGACCGCGGCTCCGGGGTAG
- a CDS encoding LysR family transcriptional regulator, whose product MHFSNLDLNLLRVFLTLIDEGNATRAGHRLNLSPSAVSHALGRLRAALGDPLFIRGSTSLRPTPRALEMAPEIRRAMEQLQAAVSAPIFDPSSTEREFVTVVSAYGCSVLLPRIVRAFHQAAPRATLRVRAPEAGLAEALDEGRVDVVICSFERSPPRFAYTHLFEETAVWVVRGDHPATARGLSPGKLSRLPRVAVSALDPWSGKDDNLDGLGLTRPAGWSEDYMHGLAGMPAPPLMVPDVHSALAVVLETDMAALLPKRLALPAVQSGQLAMVEAAVVPAPARIGAIRLKAVGKNSPVAWFIELITSATAGL is encoded by the coding sequence ATGCATTTCTCGAACCTCGATCTCAACCTCCTCCGGGTGTTCCTCACGCTGATTGACGAGGGCAACGCCACGCGGGCCGGCCACAGACTGAACCTCAGCCCCTCGGCGGTGAGCCATGCACTCGGTCGTCTCCGAGCCGCGCTGGGTGATCCGCTCTTCATCCGTGGAAGCACCAGCCTTCGCCCGACGCCGCGGGCGCTGGAGATGGCGCCGGAAATCCGTCGAGCGATGGAGCAACTCCAGGCGGCCGTTTCGGCCCCGATCTTCGATCCCTCCTCGACGGAGAGGGAGTTCGTCACCGTGGTGAGCGCCTATGGCTGTTCAGTGCTGCTGCCCCGGATTGTTCGAGCATTTCATCAGGCGGCGCCACGGGCGACGTTACGCGTGCGCGCCCCTGAAGCCGGGCTTGCGGAAGCTCTAGATGAAGGCCGTGTCGATGTCGTGATCTGCAGCTTCGAGCGGAGCCCACCGCGCTTCGCCTACACGCATTTGTTCGAAGAGACCGCCGTGTGGGTCGTGCGGGGAGACCATCCCGCGACCGCCAGGGGTCTGTCCCCCGGTAAGCTCTCGAGGCTGCCGCGCGTCGCCGTGTCCGCGCTCGATCCCTGGAGCGGCAAGGATGACAACCTCGACGGCCTGGGCCTCACTCGTCCCGCTGGATGGAGCGAGGACTACATGCACGGTCTGGCGGGAATGCCGGCGCCGCCGCTCATGGTCCCTGACGTGCACTCCGCACTGGCCGTCGTTCTCGAGACGGACATGGCGGCCCTGTTGCCGAAGCGTCTGGCCCTGCCCGCGGTCCAGTCGGGTCAATTGGCGATGGTCGAAGCCGCCGTCGTACCGGCGCCCGCCCGGATCGGTGCGATCAGATTGAAGGCCGTAGGCAAGAATTCGCCCGTGGCCTGGTTTATCGAACTGATCACCTCGGCCACAGCGGGCCTTTGA